A window of the Acidimicrobiales bacterium genome harbors these coding sequences:
- a CDS encoding long-chain fatty acid--CoA ligase, with amino-acid sequence MNSAPASFDWIAHHATNRPDAPAAVDLATNRSFTYAEMNDRTSRLAAALAGEFGIGHGDRVAVLANNNTNTFEVQFACWKLGAIFVPLNWRLTIPELEFIVGDCAPTVMIHDHEFAEAAATLAASPGIPHRICWDPVDPARSHEMADYEELLRTVEPLATAVPTTHDDVLTIMYTSGTTGRPKGAMITQGMTFWNAVNVLEFYQLSTSMVNLAFLPLFHTGGLNTFSNPSFHMGGSTVVMRSFDPAEALRLLCDESVGITHFLGVPANFLFMSQVPAFADATFPTIVAAGVGGSPTPVPLIETWKTKGLPLQQAFGMTETAPLVLALGPEDALTKIGSAGLPAMHVEVRIVDDQGNDVVQGETGELWVRGANVTPGYWNRPEATADSFTDGWLHTGDAARQDDEGYFYVVDRWKDMYISGGENVYPAEVESVIYQLDGIGEVSVIGVPDERWVEVGKAIVVLTPGATLTEQEIINHCRTNLARYKVPQTVEFIDEIPHNATGKVLKRELRAQFIAS; translated from the coding sequence ATGAACTCTGCGCCTGCCAGCTTCGACTGGATTGCTCACCATGCCACGAACCGACCGGATGCTCCGGCGGCGGTCGATCTGGCGACGAATCGCTCGTTCACCTACGCCGAGATGAACGATCGCACGTCGCGGTTGGCCGCAGCGCTGGCTGGCGAGTTCGGGATCGGGCACGGCGACCGGGTGGCAGTGCTCGCCAACAACAACACGAACACCTTCGAGGTCCAGTTCGCCTGCTGGAAGCTCGGGGCCATCTTCGTCCCGCTCAACTGGCGGCTCACGATCCCCGAGCTCGAGTTCATCGTCGGTGACTGCGCACCGACGGTCATGATCCACGACCACGAGTTCGCCGAGGCCGCGGCCACCCTTGCCGCCTCGCCGGGCATCCCGCATCGCATCTGCTGGGACCCGGTCGACCCGGCCCGGTCCCACGAGATGGCCGACTACGAGGAACTGCTGCGAACGGTCGAGCCGCTCGCCACGGCGGTGCCCACCACCCACGATGACGTCCTCACCATCATGTACACCTCGGGAACCACCGGTCGCCCGAAGGGGGCGATGATCACCCAGGGCATGACCTTCTGGAATGCGGTCAACGTGCTCGAGTTCTACCAACTCAGCACCTCGATGGTGAACCTCGCCTTCCTCCCGCTCTTCCACACCGGCGGCCTCAACACCTTCTCCAACCCGTCGTTCCACATGGGTGGGTCGACCGTCGTGATGAGGTCGTTCGACCCGGCCGAAGCGTTGCGGCTGCTGTGCGACGAGAGCGTCGGCATCACCCACTTCCTCGGTGTGCCCGCCAACTTCTTGTTCATGAGCCAGGTCCCGGCGTTCGCCGATGCGACCTTCCCGACGATCGTGGCTGCCGGCGTCGGCGGATCGCCCACCCCGGTTCCGCTCATCGAGACCTGGAAGACCAAGGGACTGCCGTTGCAGCAGGCGTTCGGCATGACCGAGACGGCGCCGCTCGTGTTGGCGCTCGGGCCCGAGGATGCGCTCACCAAGATCGGCTCGGCCGGACTCCCGGCGATGCACGTCGAGGTGCGAATCGTCGACGACCAGGGCAACGACGTGGTCCAGGGCGAGACGGGCGAACTGTGGGTGCGGGGAGCCAACGTCACCCCCGGCTACTGGAATCGGCCCGAAGCGACCGCCGACTCGTTCACCGATGGCTGGCTGCACACCGGCGACGCCGCTCGTCAGGACGACGAGGGCTACTTCTACGTGGTCGACCGGTGGAAGGACATGTACATCTCCGGCGGGGAGAATGTCTATCCGGCCGAGGTCGAGAGTGTGATCTACCAACTCGACGGCATCGGTGAGGTGTCGGTGATCGGCGTGCCCGACGAGCGCTGGGTCGAGGTGGGGAAAGCGATCGTGGTGCTCACGCCGGGTGCCACCCTCACGGAGCAGGAGATCATCAACCACTGCCGCACCAACCTCGCCCGCTACAAGGTGCCGCAGACCGTCGAGTTCATCGACGAGATTCCGCACAACGCCACGGGGAAGGTGCTCAAGCGCGAGCTACGAGCACAATTCATCGCGAGCTGA
- a CDS encoding PrsW family glutamic-type intramembrane protease produces MPDPWGVSPWRWWDGHAWTVHVSGDQAKRRLPDWISLPIILSSLIAVPSFIALAVVSPISVLLGIVPIVIVLPVMLWLDRVEPEPRPALIHAFLWGATVAVTVAGIVNTIVAIAGGEVLAAVVSAPLVEEAMKACGIIYALRRKEIDGVMDGIVYAGWVALGFAVIEDISYFAQSPDGGVLAQTFVLRALFGPFAHPLFTAWTGLAIGRAVSKGKPVFPNAVWGYVAAVASHALWNGSLAGAAAWGDSGAVLLLTAIVVFVLLFFTSVIVLYRTRRAEERRLVQLVPWLAQRYGLPANEIALFGNFATMLSARRQLTKADRRRFDAVHAALARLAVLHDRPGPTDVGTEQVLVAQLNRARAGLH; encoded by the coding sequence CTGCCCGATCCGTGGGGCGTTTCTCCGTGGCGTTGGTGGGACGGGCACGCGTGGACAGTGCACGTCAGTGGCGACCAGGCGAAGCGCCGCCTCCCCGACTGGATCAGCCTTCCGATCATCCTCTCGTCGCTGATCGCCGTACCCAGCTTCATTGCCCTCGCCGTCGTCAGCCCGATCTCGGTCCTACTCGGCATCGTCCCGATCGTGATCGTGCTGCCCGTCATGCTGTGGCTCGATCGGGTCGAACCAGAACCGAGACCGGCGTTGATCCACGCCTTCCTCTGGGGCGCAACGGTCGCGGTGACCGTCGCCGGCATCGTCAACACCATCGTCGCCATCGCTGGTGGCGAGGTCCTGGCGGCCGTGGTCTCCGCCCCACTCGTCGAAGAGGCGATGAAGGCCTGCGGAATCATCTACGCCCTACGGCGCAAGGAGATCGACGGTGTCATGGACGGCATCGTGTACGCCGGCTGGGTGGCGCTCGGCTTCGCCGTGATCGAGGACATCAGCTACTTCGCACAATCGCCCGACGGCGGCGTGCTGGCCCAGACCTTCGTGCTGCGCGCCCTCTTCGGCCCGTTCGCCCACCCGCTGTTCACGGCATGGACCGGACTGGCGATCGGTCGGGCTGTCTCGAAGGGCAAGCCGGTGTTCCCGAATGCGGTCTGGGGTTATGTCGCCGCGGTGGCCTCCCACGCGCTGTGGAACGGCTCGTTGGCCGGCGCTGCGGCGTGGGGTGACTCCGGCGCGGTGCTGCTCCTCACCGCCATCGTGGTGTTCGTGCTGCTGTTCTTCACCTCGGTGATCGTGCTGTATCGCACTCGCCGGGCCGAGGAGCGGCGCCTGGTCCAGCTCGTGCCGTGGCTCGCCCAGCGCTACGGGTTGCCGGCGAACGAGATCGCGTTGTTCGGCAACTTCGCGACGATGCTGTCGGCGCGCCGACAGCTGACCAAGGCCGACCGACGACGCTTCGACGCCGTCCACGCAGCACTGGCCCGCCTCGCCGTGCTACACGACCGGCCGGGTCCGACCGATGTCGGCACCGAGCAGGTGTTGGTGGCTCAGCTCAATCGGGCCCGCGCCGGGCTGCATTGA
- a CDS encoding chorismate-binding protein has protein sequence MYQRTANQLSLALPSNDQPLIAERAIARDPQTDRWHSFERPLTTLTAWTLDEVSPVLAAAERHAAQGSWVVGFVSYDAGPAFDRANRALRNERVPLAVFGVYADADDDPLDGGVFSCGDWTDSVMAEEFRAGVGAVKEHIADGDTYQINLTYRRTATFSGSALGLFRSLMDAQRAPYGVYLDLGRFALCSASPELFLHRTPLDGGGYELTSLPMKGTRRRGISDAEDDALAEELVASTKDRAENTMILDMMRNDFGRIADIGSVRVPALHTVERYPTVMHLTSTVTATSSATLPEVFAASFPPASITGAPKVRTTELITELETTPRGVYCGAAGVLAPSGVSTFNVAIRTVWVDHEAATATYGTGGGIVWDSDPHDEWVETKVKTRVLDRACEPIGLIETMSWDPALGIANVDRHLERLTRSAEELGHTIDLPAVRALLDSIQGDEPQRVRLLALPDGELELTLAPLPRPACRPWRVALATTPVSSTDPALRHKTTQRHVYDHHRSQHPEADEVILWNERGEVTETTIGNIVIERNGWLVTPPLSSGLLPGTFRAELLAHDKIVEGVVTVDELATADALFMINAIRGWVPLELVR, from the coding sequence ATGTACCAACGAACGGCAAACCAGTTGTCTCTTGCGCTTCCCTCCAACGACCAGCCACTGATCGCCGAGCGGGCTATCGCCCGAGATCCACAGACCGACCGCTGGCACTCGTTCGAGCGACCGTTGACCACCCTCACGGCGTGGACCCTCGACGAAGTGTCACCTGTTCTCGCCGCCGCCGAACGGCACGCAGCACAGGGCTCCTGGGTCGTCGGATTCGTGAGCTACGACGCCGGGCCAGCTTTCGATCGGGCGAACCGAGCGCTGCGCAACGAGCGGGTACCGCTCGCCGTGTTCGGCGTCTACGCCGACGCCGACGACGATCCACTCGACGGTGGGGTCTTCTCGTGTGGGGACTGGACGGATTCGGTCATGGCCGAGGAGTTCCGGGCCGGTGTCGGCGCGGTCAAGGAGCACATCGCCGACGGCGACACCTACCAGATCAACCTCACGTACCGCCGGACCGCAACCTTCAGCGGCTCGGCACTCGGGCTGTTCCGCTCGCTCATGGATGCCCAGCGGGCGCCGTACGGCGTCTATCTCGATCTCGGCCGCTTCGCCCTGTGCTCGGCCTCGCCCGAGCTGTTCCTCCATCGCACACCGCTCGACGGTGGTGGCTACGAATTGACCTCGCTCCCGATGAAGGGCACGCGCCGTCGCGGCATCAGCGACGCCGAAGACGACGCGCTGGCCGAGGAGTTGGTGGCGAGCACCAAGGACCGAGCCGAGAACACGATGATCCTCGACATGATGCGCAACGACTTCGGGCGCATCGCCGACATCGGATCGGTGCGGGTGCCGGCGCTGCACACCGTCGAGCGCTATCCCACCGTGATGCACCTCACCTCGACCGTGACCGCCACGTCCTCGGCCACGCTGCCCGAGGTGTTCGCCGCCAGCTTTCCGCCGGCGTCGATCACGGGTGCGCCGAAGGTGCGCACCACCGAGCTCATCACCGAACTCGAGACCACCCCGCGCGGGGTGTACTGCGGGGCCGCCGGTGTGTTGGCCCCCAGCGGCGTGAGCACCTTCAACGTCGCCATCCGCACCGTCTGGGTCGATCACGAGGCGGCCACGGCCACCTACGGCACCGGCGGCGGGATCGTGTGGGACTCCGACCCACACGACGAGTGGGTCGAGACCAAGGTCAAGACCCGAGTGCTCGACCGGGCGTGCGAGCCGATCGGTCTGATCGAGACGATGTCGTGGGACCCAGCGCTCGGCATCGCCAACGTCGACCGCCACCTCGAGCGTCTGACCCGTTCGGCAGAAGAGCTCGGACACACGATCGATCTCCCGGCCGTGCGAGCACTCCTCGACAGCATCCAGGGCGACGAACCCCAGCGAGTCCGACTGCTCGCACTGCCCGACGGAGAGCTCGAACTCACCCTCGCTCCGCTCCCCCGCCCGGCCTGCCGACCGTGGCGAGTGGCCCTCGCCACCACGCCGGTGTCATCGACCGACCCGGCCCTGCGCCACAAGACGACCCAGCGCCACGTTTACGACCATCATCGTTCCCAGCACCCCGAGGCCGACGAGGTGATCTTGTGGAACGAGCGCGGCGAGGTCACCGAGACCACGATCGGCAACATCGTGATCGAGCGGAATGGCTGGCTGGTCACACCGCCGCTGTCGAGCGGTCTGTTGCCCGGCACCTTCCGAGCCGAGCTGCTCGCCCACGACAAGATCGTCGAAGGCGTGGTCACGGTCGACGAGCTCGCAACGGCCGACGCCCTGTTCATGATCAACGCGATCCGGGGCTGGGTTCCGCTCGAACTCGTTCGCTGA
- a CDS encoding GNAT family N-acetyltransferase — MTEPNFVVTDHPEANRFEMHRDGELVGFADYRVRGNTLAVPHVETLRPHRGQGYGARLMDGLLEIIRADGRRIDPICPFAAGHIAADPSLHELRAD, encoded by the coding sequence ATGACCGAGCCGAACTTCGTGGTCACCGATCACCCAGAAGCCAATCGCTTCGAGATGCACCGCGACGGCGAGCTCGTCGGGTTCGCCGACTACCGAGTGCGGGGCAACACCTTGGCGGTCCCCCATGTGGAGACGCTCCGCCCTCACCGGGGGCAGGGCTATGGCGCTCGCCTGATGGACGGCCTGCTCGAGATCATCCGGGCCGACGGGCGACGGATCGACCCGATCTGTCCGTTCGCGGCCGGCCACATCGCCGCCGACCCGTCACTGCACGAGCTGCGAGCCGACTGA
- a CDS encoding proline--tRNA ligase translates to MRWSQLFVPTLRDAPGDAVAPSHALLVRGGFIRQLHAGHYSMLPMGWRVHQKVANIVREEINAIGGQEFLLPTMHPASIWQQSGRWDTMGEIMFRLKDRRDNELALGITHEEIFATVAAEISSYKQLPQCWYHIQTKFRDEARPKSGLLRVREFAMKDSYSFDIDEAGLDAQFDAHDRAYRRIFDRLCVPAFGVQASSGAMGGNSSVEFMTPSDAGEDDVARCAGCGYSANIEKATSQVDVVVDDAPPAAPEMFDTPGVRTIAALEDFDGGAAANRQLKTLVMVADGNTILVVVRGDHQLNVQKLLDSTGAITIRPAEAEEAVAALGAHPGSLGAVGVDHLPVYVDEALRGRTNMTTGANIDDKHYRGVDVDRDLHVTQWVEVREVAAGEPCPTCGEPIEIVRCIEIGHIFKLGTVYAEEFGVTVSDADGKVAPVVMGSYGIGIGRNMAAVIEANHDDKGMIWPVSVAPFEAVITLMRVDEETLAVGNELYRDLKVAGVDVLIDDRDARAGVKFADAELVGIPYRLTVGPKGLAAGEIELTERRSGETTNVALADIVSVVADQINAARRGPD, encoded by the coding sequence ATGCGTTGGTCCCAGCTGTTCGTCCCCACCCTTCGCGACGCTCCCGGCGATGCCGTGGCGCCGAGCCACGCCCTCCTGGTGCGGGGCGGTTTCATCCGTCAGCTCCACGCCGGTCACTACTCGATGCTGCCGATGGGGTGGCGGGTCCACCAGAAGGTGGCCAACATCGTGCGCGAGGAGATCAACGCCATCGGCGGCCAGGAGTTCCTGCTGCCCACCATGCACCCGGCATCGATCTGGCAGCAGTCGGGCCGCTGGGACACCATGGGCGAGATCATGTTCCGGTTGAAGGACCGGCGCGACAACGAGCTGGCGCTCGGCATCACGCACGAAGAGATCTTCGCCACCGTCGCCGCCGAGATCAGCTCCTACAAGCAGCTGCCCCAGTGCTGGTACCACATCCAGACCAAGTTCCGCGACGAGGCCCGCCCCAAGTCGGGTCTGTTGCGGGTACGCGAGTTCGCGATGAAGGACTCCTACAGCTTCGACATCGACGAGGCCGGCCTCGACGCCCAGTTCGACGCTCACGACCGTGCGTATCGGCGGATCTTCGACCGCTTGTGCGTCCCCGCGTTCGGCGTACAGGCCAGCTCGGGCGCGATGGGCGGCAACTCCTCGGTCGAGTTCATGACCCCGTCCGACGCGGGCGAAGACGACGTCGCTCGCTGCGCCGGTTGCGGCTACTCGGCCAACATCGAAAAGGCCACGTCGCAGGTCGATGTCGTCGTCGACGACGCACCGCCCGCTGCCCCGGAGATGTTCGACACCCCCGGCGTTCGAACGATCGCTGCGCTCGAGGACTTCGACGGCGGTGCCGCTGCCAATCGCCAGCTGAAGACGCTGGTCATGGTGGCCGACGGCAACACCATCCTCGTCGTCGTTCGCGGCGACCATCAGCTCAACGTGCAGAAGTTGCTCGACTCCACCGGCGCCATCACGATCCGGCCCGCCGAGGCCGAAGAGGCCGTCGCCGCGCTGGGTGCCCACCCCGGCAGCCTCGGCGCGGTGGGTGTCGACCACCTGCCCGTCTATGTCGACGAAGCTCTACGTGGTCGCACCAACATGACCACCGGCGCCAACATCGACGACAAGCACTACCGCGGCGTCGATGTCGACCGCGACCTGCACGTCACCCAGTGGGTCGAGGTGCGCGAGGTCGCGGCGGGCGAGCCCTGCCCCACTTGCGGCGAGCCCATCGAGATCGTTCGCTGCATCGAGATCGGTCACATCTTCAAGCTCGGCACGGTCTACGCCGAGGAGTTCGGCGTCACCGTCTCCGACGCCGATGGCAAGGTGGCGCCCGTCGTTATGGGCAGTTACGGCATCGGGATCGGTCGCAACATGGCGGCGGTGATCGAGGCCAACCACGATGACAAGGGCATGATCTGGCCGGTGTCGGTGGCGCCGTTCGAAGCCGTCATCACGCTGATGCGGGTCGACGAGGAGACCCTGGCGGTCGGCAACGAGCTCTACCGAGACCTGAAAGTTGCCGGTGTCGACGTGCTCATCGACGATCGCGACGCTCGAGCCGGCGTGAAGTTCGCCGACGCCGAGCTGGTGGGCATCCCGTACCGACTCACCGTCGGCCCGAAAGGTCTCGCCGCCGGCGAGATCGAACTCACCGAGCGCCGCAGCGGCGAGACCACCAACGTCGCCCTCGCCGACATCGTGTCGGTCGTTGCCGACCAGATCAATGCAGCCCGGCGCGGGCCCGATTGA
- a CDS encoding CBS domain-containing protein, whose amino-acid sequence MQVADILARKGTAVATVAPDDTVRAVVAKLKEIGVGALVVSANGTTIDGIVSERDIVRRLDTDGADLLDLTVDQIMTRDVVTCSLPDRADGLLSMMTGRRIRHLPVIEGNSLAGIVSIGDVVKSRLDELVEEAKALEGYIQNSGY is encoded by the coding sequence ATGCAGGTAGCCGACATTCTGGCGCGCAAGGGCACGGCGGTGGCGACCGTGGCTCCCGACGACACGGTGCGAGCGGTCGTGGCCAAACTCAAAGAAATCGGCGTCGGTGCGCTGGTGGTCTCGGCCAACGGCACGACCATCGACGGCATCGTCTCCGAGCGTGACATCGTGCGTCGCCTCGACACCGACGGCGCCGACCTCCTCGATCTGACCGTCGATCAGATCATGACCCGCGACGTCGTCACCTGCTCGCTTCCGGACCGCGCCGACGGCCTGTTGTCGATGATGACCGGACGCCGCATCCGACATCTCCCGGTCATCGAGGGCAACAGCCTGGCCGGGATCGTCAGTATCGGCGACGTCGTGAAGAGCCGCCTCGACGAACTCGTCGAAGAAGCGAAGGCGCTCGAGGGCTACATCCAGAACAGCGGCTACTAG
- a CDS encoding inositol monophosphatase family protein, which translates to MASSYDPRNDIDAVTSMVQEASNLALRWFRQPLDVVNKLAGERAVGTDAAPFDPVTEADRAVEDALRTALTDRFPDHEVLGEERGLTGSGDHRWIIDPIDGTRAFITGQPLWGTLLGLRHGDAMLAGWLHNPVLGETYVGSEAGSFRISTDGAVRIATSSVTRLDQAVVLCTHPDLFAPGPESDGFARLDRATKMVRYSGDCMNYALLASGFGDLVVENLLQSYDIAALIPIIEHAGGVITGLDGGSAIDGGYVVAAANAELHAAALAVLNG; encoded by the coding sequence GTGGCCAGCTCCTACGACCCCCGCAACGATATCGACGCCGTGACGTCGATGGTCCAGGAGGCGAGCAACCTCGCGCTGCGTTGGTTCCGCCAGCCGCTCGACGTCGTGAACAAGCTGGCCGGAGAGCGTGCGGTGGGCACCGATGCTGCGCCATTCGATCCGGTGACCGAAGCCGATCGGGCCGTCGAAGATGCGCTGCGCACGGCACTCACCGACCGCTTCCCCGACCACGAGGTGCTGGGTGAGGAACGCGGGCTCACCGGGTCGGGTGACCACCGCTGGATCATCGACCCGATCGACGGCACCCGGGCCTTCATCACCGGTCAACCCCTGTGGGGCACCCTGCTCGGTCTGCGCCACGGCGACGCCATGCTCGCCGGCTGGCTCCACAACCCGGTCCTGGGTGAGACCTACGTCGGCAGCGAGGCCGGTTCGTTCCGCATCTCGACCGACGGCGCCGTGCGGATCGCCACCAGTTCGGTCACTCGTCTCGATCAGGCGGTCGTGCTGTGCACCCACCCCGATCTGTTCGCTCCGGGCCCCGAGTCCGACGGGTTCGCTCGTCTCGACCGCGCCACCAAGATGGTCCGCTACAGCGGCGACTGCATGAACTACGCCCTGCTCGCGTCCGGCTTCGGTGATCTCGTGGTCGAGAACCTGCTCCAGTCCTACGACATCGCCGCGCTCATCCCGATCATCGAACACGCCGGCGGGGTGATCACCGGGCTCGACGGCGGCAGTGCCATCGACGGCGGCTACGTCGTTGCCGCCGCCAACGCCGAACTCCACGCCGCCGCCCTCGCCGTGCTGAACGGTTGA
- a CDS encoding PHB depolymerase family esterase, which yields MIERRRWLLVLAALLLASACSRFEQATQPTTTTQPTTTTQPTTTTTEATTTTTEAAMTTTEPPVALASGPSAGCEQPRPASLPTTITTSDGETRTFRVSLPRVYDQSVPAPLVFDFHGLGSEGFQEALVSGVDLAADRAGYIAVIPDGATNELLGTRFWNLSTDGSLDGLAVDDVAFVTELLDSLEAQLCIDTGRVFSMGLSNGGFFSTVLACEMADRIAAVATVAGITHPDDCDPVRPVPVLHFHGTGDAIVPFDGGDSILTQGGAAIPGLDAEQLESFGDDLFVPIEDEVAQWAATDSCTPDAEVIAVSDSVERRVYEQCDASVEFYVIDGGGHTWPGSLATALISSLGPTTFDVNATQLAFAWFAGHPMPAN from the coding sequence ATGATCGAGCGGAGGAGGTGGCTGTTGGTGCTGGCAGCGCTGCTGCTGGCGTCGGCATGCAGCCGATTCGAGCAGGCAACCCAGCCCACCACGACCACCCAGCCGACGACCACCACACAGCCGACGACGACCACGACCGAGGCGACGACGACCACGACCGAGGCGGCAATGACCACGACCGAGCCGCCGGTGGCGCTCGCATCGGGACCGTCGGCCGGCTGCGAACAGCCTCGGCCGGCGTCGCTGCCGACGACGATCACCACCTCCGACGGCGAGACCCGCACGTTCCGGGTGTCGCTGCCCCGGGTGTACGACCAGTCCGTGCCGGCCCCGCTGGTGTTCGACTTCCACGGTCTCGGCAGCGAAGGCTTCCAGGAGGCGTTGGTCAGCGGCGTCGACCTGGCCGCCGACCGAGCCGGCTACATCGCCGTGATCCCCGACGGGGCGACGAACGAACTGCTCGGCACCCGATTCTGGAACCTGTCGACCGACGGCTCCCTGGACGGACTGGCGGTCGACGACGTCGCCTTCGTCACCGAACTGCTCGACTCGCTCGAGGCCCAACTGTGTATCGACACCGGCCGGGTGTTCTCGATGGGGCTGTCGAACGGCGGCTTCTTCTCGACCGTGCTCGCCTGCGAGATGGCCGACCGCATCGCTGCGGTCGCCACGGTCGCCGGGATCACACACCCCGACGATTGTGACCCGGTGCGTCCGGTCCCGGTCCTGCACTTCCACGGCACCGGCGACGCGATCGTGCCCTTCGATGGTGGCGACTCGATCCTGACCCAGGGCGGCGCTGCGATCCCCGGACTCGATGCCGAGCAGCTGGAGAGCTTCGGCGACGATCTGTTCGTGCCGATCGAAGACGAAGTGGCCCAATGGGCGGCGACCGACAGCTGTACCCCAGATGCCGAGGTGATCGCCGTGTCGGACAGCGTCGAGCGGCGGGTGTACGAGCAGTGCGATGCGTCGGTCGAGTTCTATGTCATCGACGGTGGCGGGCACACCTGGCCTGGCTCGTTGGCGACGGCGCTGATCTCGTCACTCGGCCCCACCACGTTCGATGTCAACGCCACACAGCTGGCGTTCGCCTGGTTCGCCGGCCATCCGATGCCAGCCAACTGA
- a CDS encoding AzlD domain-containing protein translates to MSSITALALVLVVGAITYAMRAGLILALADREIPTIVTRALRNVAPAVLSTLVISLIANPDAPNVGISLPEVAGVVVAGPVAWYSKNLLVTMAAGMVVFWVLLALT, encoded by the coding sequence TTGAGTTCGATCACCGCCCTGGCGCTCGTTCTCGTGGTCGGCGCCATCACCTACGCCATGCGAGCGGGGCTGATCCTGGCCCTCGCCGACCGCGAGATCCCCACCATTGTCACCCGAGCGCTACGCAACGTGGCGCCGGCGGTGCTGTCGACCCTGGTGATCAGCCTCATCGCCAACCCCGACGCCCCGAACGTCGGCATCTCGTTGCCGGAGGTCGCCGGTGTCGTCGTCGCCGGGCCCGTCGCCTGGTACTCGAAGAACCTGCTCGTCACGATGGCCGCCGGCATGGTGGTCTTCTGGGTCCTGCTCGCCCTGACCTAG
- a CDS encoding AzlC family ABC transporter permease has translation MTSLADHSTPPTPEALRAASRSAVSLAVPLFIPAIPFAFVFGLAVRESPMPNGIGIFSSLPIFAGAAQLAMVTLLGTASVWAAGLAAVVINARHIMYSAAMAPAFKHQPRWFRYLGPFTLIDQVFALSEPRSRDHPDLFRRYYLVTSAIFLGGWVLATIAGLFFGSFIPDSWHLGYAPAVMFTGLVVMGLSRRPAVAAAIVGAAVCLLTIGLPNRVGLLIGAMAGVLAGLAVDLRLERNGAGSR, from the coding sequence GTGACGTCACTGGCCGACCACTCGACTCCGCCCACCCCAGAGGCGCTTCGAGCAGCGAGTCGGTCGGCGGTCTCGCTCGCCGTTCCGCTGTTCATCCCCGCCATCCCGTTCGCGTTCGTCTTCGGACTCGCCGTGCGGGAGTCGCCGATGCCCAACGGCATCGGCATCTTCTCGTCGTTGCCGATCTTCGCCGGTGCCGCCCAGCTCGCCATGGTCACGTTGCTGGGCACCGCTTCTGTGTGGGCGGCCGGTCTGGCCGCCGTGGTGATCAACGCCCGACACATCATGTACTCGGCCGCAATGGCGCCCGCGTTCAAGCATCAGCCACGATGGTTCCGCTACCTCGGCCCGTTCACCCTGATCGACCAGGTCTTTGCGTTGAGCGAGCCCCGGTCGCGGGACCACCCCGACCTCTTCCGCCGGTACTACCTCGTCACGTCGGCCATCTTCCTCGGTGGTTGGGTGCTGGCGACGATCGCCGGGTTGTTCTTCGGCTCGTTCATCCCCGACAGCTGGCACCTGGGCTACGCACCTGCCGTGATGTTCACCGGCCTGGTGGTCATGGGCCTGTCCCGCCGTCCGGCCGTGGCGGCAGCGATCGTCGGCGCTGCGGTGTGTCTTCTCACGATCGGCCTGCCGAATCGGGTCGGCCTCCTGATCGGGGCGATGGCCGGGGTGCTCGCCGGGTTGGCGGTCGACCTGCGGCTCGAACGGAACGGGGCGGGCAGCCGTTGA